The following are from one region of the Periophthalmus magnuspinnatus isolate fPerMag1 chromosome 5, fPerMag1.2.pri, whole genome shotgun sequence genome:
- the LOC117370721 gene encoding A disintegrin and metalloproteinase with thrombospondin motifs 9-like: MHVLLWGLGLLLFPDVLNVVALPDKLLLNQSTGKEDSSVYEIVTPVRVNEVGDKFPTTMHFKRKRRSLDENTGTAPDQWASPNIHYRIRAFGQSYHLNLTRDSGFIAPLYTVTVLGLHRTDNITAFATDDKEEEDTELRHCFYTGYVNARSEHAAAISLCSGLLGTFRSPEGEYFVEPLHSYQGEHYEEEHIKPHIVYKKTASKKDISEDNSICDTAGHKQKHKRHTRRRRPAVGVTTAAPVVSSNILSDIETLSSGLVSGALLTSESSNSSSARPSNDSSSDSGPHRRSKRFLSYPRFVEVMLVADSKMVEHHGSNLQHYILTLMSIVSSIYKDPSIGNVINIVIVKLVIINHEQEGPVISFNAQTTLKNFCIWQQSQNILDDNHHSHHDTAILITRQDICRARDKCDTLGLAELGTVCDPYRSCSISEDNGLSTAFTIAHELGHVFNMPHDDSNKCKEDGVKVQQHVMAPTLNYNTNPWMWSKCSRKFITEFLDTGYGECLLDEPVSRPYTLSQRLPGRVYSVNKQCELIFGPGTQVCPYMTQCRRLWCTSPEGVQRGCRTQHMPWADGTDCAPGKHCKHGLCIAKEQDATPVEGAWGVWSPFGTCSRTCGGGIKVAARECNRPEPRNGGMYCVGRRMKFRSCNSEPCSRQKKDFREEQCAAFDGRHFNINGLPPNVRWVPKYSGILMKDRCKLFCRVAGSTAYYQLRDRVIDGTTCGPDTNDICVQGLCRQAGCDHVLNSKARRDKCGVCGGDNSSCKTIAGTFNIVRYGYNEVVRIPVGATNIDIRQHSYSGKPEDDNYLAISNTHGEFLLNGEFVVSMFKREIKVGNAVLEYSGSDHIIERINCTERIEDEIIVQVLSVGNLYNPDVRYSFNIPIEDRPQHFFWDAYGPWQECSRLCQGERKRKIVCSRESDRVVVSDQRCHGTPRPAVVTETCNTDCELRWYIARKSECSAQCGTGYRTLEIYCAKINHADSKTQKVDDRYCSNVHKPDDKESCHGDCSPGGWEYSPWSECSKSCGGGTRHRGAVCRKAAESGGDESMCSQRDKLTVQSCNEFLCPLWKSGDWSECLVTCGKGYKHRQIWCQFGEDRLDDHHCGSAKPESVQTCQQQECASWQVGPWGQCTTSCGPGYQMRAVKCVVGSFGAVMDDTECNAATRPTDTQDCEVAQCPSSQPVPPGTKVPSHPSHKTQWRYGSWTQCSASCGKGSRMRYVSCRDNQGGVAEEQACAHLPKPPAREVCSVVACGQWKVLEWSTCSVTCGQGKTTRQVLCVNFNEQEVDASECDLDDRPNTQQDCAMSQCPPRSSEPRLTPSLPNSSTKNNLPHNQAHQWRTGPWGACSSTCAGGFQRRVVVCQDENGYSANHCEERSRPSEQRSCEAGPCPQWIYGDWGECTKPCGGGIKTRLVVCQRPNGERFNDLSCEIHDKPPDREQCNTQPCPSGPHWSTDPWSSCSASCGRGYKYRKVNCVTGSGRGVPDQNCLHLSAKPSRQRRCRGGQCPKWTTGDWEECSVTCGDGVQRREVFCQTGEKRSVMENGCSPRSRPASSQSCRAADCPSHYRWREGQWHTCSKSCGSGHRHRALQCVDYKEQEVHDMYCVNQIKPPHIESCNTHACEYIWITGEWSECSVSCGQGYRHRLVSCSEVHVDNDNYEYSHQSLSSCPGTPPETYMPCDTGPCAQVQEWRVGSWGHCSVSCGVGVMERTVQCVAADGQEGHRCSPDVMPDSKKSCRNHQTCHLPLSCLDIRSLNGPLPDNEHVLNIQGKALKVYCAGMQTEMPQEYITLTTGEGENFSEIFGFRLNDPTLCPANSSNREDCDCRKDYKAAGLTTFSKVRLDINSMNIITTDWQFAFTQEGQKIPFATAGDCYSASRCPQGQFRLNLSGTGFKVADDTSWITHGNYAVADVHKSQDGSRVSGICGGYCGKCTPSAVSHLPVAVA, translated from the exons ATGCATGTGCTTCTCTGGGGTCTAGGGTTGCTACTATTCCCTGATGTATTGAATGTAGTCGCATTACCGGACAAACTGCTCTTAAATCAGAGTACAG GAAAGGAGGACTCCAGTGTTTATGAAATTGTGACCCCTGTACGTGTGAATGAAGTCGGTGACAAGTTTCCAACAACTATGCATTTTAAGAGGAAAAGGCGAAGTTTGGACGAGAACACTGGCACTGCGCCGGATCAGTGGGCCTCACCAAATATTCACTACAGGATCCGTGCCTTTGGACAGAGCTACCACTTGAACCTCACGCGAGATTCGGGATTTATCGCACCTCTGTACACTGTGACAGTACTGGGACTACACCGCACAGATAACATAACGGCTTTTGCAACAGATgacaaggaagaggaggacactGAGCTGCGGCACTGCTTCTACACAGGATACGTAAATGCACGTTCTGAACACGCCGCGGCCATCAGTCTGTGCTCTGGATTG CTGGGCACTTTTAGGTCTCCAGAGGGGGAGTATTTTGTGGAACCCCTACACAGCTACCAAGGAGAACACTATGAAGAGGAACACATAAAACCTCATATTGTTTATAAGAAGACTGCTTCCAAAAAAGATATCTCTGAAGATAACTCCATATGTGACACAGCAG gacataaacaaaaacataaaagacaCACACGAAGGAGAAGGCCGGCTGTTGGGGTCACCACTGCTGCGCCTGTGGTCAGCTCTAATATTCTCAGTGACATTGAGACATTGAGTTCTGGACTAgtcagtggagcacttcttacTTCGGAAAGCAGCAATTCTAGCAGTGCTAGACCCTCAAATGATAGCAGCAGTGACTCCGGACCTCACAGGAGATCAAAGCGTTTCCTCTCCTACCCGCGCTTTGTTGAAGTCATGCTGGTCGCCGACAGCAAAATGGTGGAGCACCATGGCAGCAATTTACAGCATTACATTCTAACGTTGATGTCCATT GTGTCTTCAATCTACAAAGACCCCAGCATTGGAAATGTCATAAACATAGTGATAGTAAAGTTGGTCATTATTAACCACGAACAG GAGGGTCCAGTTATTTCTTTCAATGCACAGACCACTTTAAAAAACTTCTGCATTTGGCAGCAGAGCCAGAACATTCTAGATGACAACCATCATTCTCATCATGACACAGCCATCCTCATCACAAG ACAAGACATTTGTCGAGCAAGAGATAAATGTGATACTTTAG GGCTTGCAGAACTGGGAACTGTGTGTGATCCATACAGAAGCTGTAGCATCAGTGAAGATAACGGGCTCAGTACTGCATTCACTATTGCCCATGAACTTGGCCATGT GTTCAACATGCCACACGATGACAGCAACAAGTGCAAAGAGGATGGAGTCAAAGTGCAGCAACATGTGATGGCTCCCACACTGAACTATAACACAAATCCTTGGATGTGGTCCAAATGCAGTAGGAAATTTATCACAGAATTCCTGGA CACAGGATATGGTGAATGTTTACTTGACGAGCCAGTTTCTAGGCCCTACACTCTTTCACAACGGTTGCCTGGACGGGTATACAGTGTCAATAAACAATGTGAATTGATATTTGGCCCAGGAACACAGGTGTGCCCTTATATG ACACAGTGTCGCCGCCTGTGGTGCACCAGTCCAGAGGGGGTACAGAGGGGCTGCAGGACCCAGCACATGCCCTGGGCTGATGGCACTGACTGTGCACCTGGAAAG CACTGCAAGCATGGCCTGTGCATAGCCAAGGAGCAGGATGCCACCCCTGTAGAGGGAGCGTGGGGTGTATGGAGTCCTTTTGGAACATGTTCGCGCACATGTGGAGGAGGCATCAAGGTGGCTGCTCGGGAATGCAACAGACCAGA ACCCAGAAATGGTGGAATGTACTGTGTGGGCCGTCGGATGAAGTTTCGCTCCTGTAACTCTGAGCCCTGCTCCAGGCAGAAGAAGGACTTCAGGGAGGAACAGTGTGCTGCCTTTGATGGTCGCCATTTTAACATCAACGGACTACCTCCAAATGTTCGCTGGGTTCCCAAGTACAGCGGAA TCCTGATGAAGGATCGCTGTAAGCTATTCTGCAGGGTGGCCGGCAGCACAGCTTACTACCAGCTCAGGGACAGAGTTATAGATGGCACGACATGTGGTCCAGACACCAATGACATCTGTGTCCAGGGCTTGTGCAGA CAAGCAGGCTGTGACCATGTCCTGAACTCCAAAGCCAGGAGGGAcaagtgtggtgtgtgtggaggagacAATTCATCGTGCAAAACTATAGCGGGCACCTTCAACATTGTCCGCTATG GATATAATGAAGTGGTGCGCATACCTGTTGGTGCTACAAATATAGATATTCGGCAGCACAGCTACTCAGGAAAACCAGAGGATGACAATTACCTTG CCATATCAAATACTCATGGTGAATTCCTTCTTAATGGCGAGTTTGTGGTCAGCATGTTCAAAAGGGAAATTAAAGTTGGAAATGCTGTCCTTGAGTATAGTGGTTCTGACCATATCATTGAAAGAATCAACTGTACAGAACGTATTGAGGATGAGATTATTGTCCAG GTGTTGTCAGTGGGGAATCTTTACAACCCAGATGTCAGGTACTCTTTTAACATTCCCATAGAGGACAGACCACAGCACTTCTTCTGGGATGCTTATGGGCCTTGGCAGGAGTGCAGCCGTCTGTGCCAAG GTGAACGCAAGCGAAAGATTGTGTGTAGCAGAGAATCCGACAGAGTTGTGGTGTCAGACCAGAGGTGTCATGGTACACCCAGGCCAGCTGTTGTCACGGAGACCTGCAACACTGACTGTGAACTCAG GTGGTATATCGCCCGTAAAAGTGAGTGCTCTGCTCAGTGTGGCACAGGATATCGTACCCTGGAAATATACTGTGCCAAAATAAATCATGCTGATAGTAAGACTCAAAAGGTTGATGACCGTTACTGTAGCAACGTTCATAAACCAGATGACAAGGAAAGCTGCCATGGCGACTGCAGCCCAGGAGGCTGGGAGTACTCGCCCTGGTCAGAG tGCTCCAAGAGTTGTGGTGGAGGCACCCGCCATCGAGGGGCAGTCTGCAGAAAGGCAGCAGAAAGTGGGGGCGATGAAAGCATGTGTAGCCAAAGGGACAAGCTTACCGTCCAATCCTGCAATGaattcctctgtcctctctggaAAAGTGGGGACTGGTCTGAG TGCCTGGTTACATGCGGAAAAGGCTACAAACACAGGCAGATTTGGTGTCAGTTTGGTGAAGATCGACTGGACGACCACCACTGTGGTTCAGCCAAACCAGAGTCAGTTCAGACGTGCCAACAACAGGAGTGTGCCTCTTGGCAGGTCGGACCCTGGGGACAG TGCACTACCTCATGTGGGCCAGGTTACCAGATGCGAGCAGTCAAATGTGTTGTGGGCTCTTTTGGTGCTGTGATGGACGACACTGAATGTAATGCTGCTACCCGTCCCACTGACACCCag gactgtGAGGTGGCCCAATGTCCAAGCAGCCAGCCTGTTCCCCCGGGGACTAAAGTGCCCTCTCACCCGAGCCATAAAACTCAGTGGAGATATGGCTCCTGGACACAG TGCAGTGCCAGCTGTGGAAAAGGGAGTCGTATGCGATATGTAAGTTGCCGTGACAACCAAGGTGGTGTTGCAGAAGAGCAAGCATGTGCCCACCTCCCAAAACCCCCTGCAAGAGAAGTGTGCTCTGTGGTGGCCTGTGGACAGTGGAAAGTATTGGAGTGGTCAACA TGCTCAGTGACTTGTGGCCAGGGAAAGACAACACGACAGGTGCTCTGTGTCAATTTCAATGAACAGGAAGTGGATGCCAGTGAGTGTGACCTGGATGATCGTCCAAACACCCAGCAGGACTGTGCTATGTCTCAGTGTCCACCCCGCTCCAGTGAGCCTCGACTGACCCCGTCCTTACCCAACAGCAGCACAAAGAACAACCTTCCTCACAACCAGGCCCACCAGTGGAGGACAGGACCCTGGGGCGCG TGCTCCAGCACTTGTGCAGGGGGTTTTCAGCGACGAGTGGTGGTGTGCCAGGATGAGAACGGTTACTCTGCCAATCACTGTGAGGAGCGCAGCAGGCCCAGTGAACAGCGCTCCTGTGAGGCAGGCCCATGTCCACAGTGGATCTATGGCGACTGGGGAGAG TGCACCAAACCTTGTGGAGGTGGCATTAAGACAAGACTTGTGGTTTGTCAGCGTCCAAACGGTGAGCGCTTCAATGACCTGAGCTGTGAGATCCATGACAAGCCCCCGGACCGGGAGCAGTGCAATACTCAGCCATGCCCCTCAGGCCCCCACTGGAGCACAGACCCCTGGAGCTCG TGTTCTGCATCCTGTGGAAGAGGTTATAAGTACCGTAAGGTGAATTGTGTGACAGGATCAGGGCGTGGTGTCCCAGATCAGAACTGCCTGCACCTCTCTGCAAAGCCCAGCAGGCAGAGGCGCTGCCGAGGAGGACAGTGCCCCAAGTGGACAACCGGGGACTGGGAGGAG TGCTCAGTGACATGTGGTGATGGCGTTCAGCGACGAGAAGTCTTTTGCCAAACTGGAGAAAAGCGCAGCGTGATGGAGAATGGCTGTTCCCCCCGCTCCAGACCTGCCTCCAGCCAGAGCTGCCGTGCGGCAGACTGCCCCTCACACTACCGCTGGAGAGAAGGCCAGTGGCACACA TGCAGTAAGTCTTGTGGATCAGGTCATCGACACCGGGCCCTACAATGTGTGGACTATAAGGAACAGGAGGTACATGACATGTACTGTGTAAACCAAATCAAACCACCACATATAGAGAGCTGCAATACTCACGCCTGTGAGTACATTTGGATCACTGGGGAATGGTCTGAG TGCTCTGTGAGCTGTGGGCAGGGTTACCGCCATCGCCTGGTCTCCTGTAGTGAGGTGCATGTGGACAATGACAACTATGAGTACAGCCATCAGTCTCTATCCAGCTGCCCAGGCACTCCCCCAGAGACCTACATGCCCTGTGACACAGGCCCATGTGCGCAAGTGCAGGAATGGAGAGTTGGAAGCTGGGGACAT TGCTCGGTGAGCTGTGGAGTTGGTGTTATGGAGAGGACGGTGCAGTGTGTGGCAGCAGATGGACAAGAAGGCCATAGGTGCTCACCAGATGTCATGCCAGACTCTAAAAAATCCTGCAGAAACCATCAGACAT GTCATTTGCCTTTGAGCTGCTTGGACATCCGGAGCCTTAATGGACCACTCCCTGACAATGAGCATGTCCTCAACATTCAAGGAAAAGCTCTCAAG GTCTACTGTGCAGGAATGCAGACAGAGATGCCTCAGGAGTATATCACCCTGACAACGGGTGAAGGGGAGAATTTTTCTGAGATCTTTGGCTTTAG ACTCAACGACCCAACTCTGTGCCCAGCTAACAGCTCAAACAGAGAAGACTGTGATTGTCGAAAAGACTACAAGGCTGCTGGCCTAACCACCTTCTCCAAAGTCCGCCTTGATATCAACTCTATGAACATCATCA CAACTGATTGGCAGTTTGCTTTTACCCAAGAAGGACAGAAAATCCCATTTGCTACAGCCGGTGACTGCTACAGTGCCAGCCGCTGTCCGCAG ggacaattCCGGCTTAACCTCTCAGGAACTGGTTTTAAAGTGGCAGATGACACCTCATGGATAACTCATGGCAACTATGCAGTCGCTGATGTACATAAATCACAG GATGGCAGCAGAGTGTCAGGAATCTGTGGAGGCTACTGTGGCAAATGTACTCCGTCTGCAGTCTCCCATCTGCCTGTGGCTGTAGCATAG